From the Fusobacterium simiae genome, one window contains:
- a CDS encoding nuclear transport factor 2 family protein, which produces MEKPIYVKEYKEIENVLVNYYGKGGKEAKSEIMKPGFHEKAEMFSVDEKGKLVGGPVRESLFPVIDNHFRPSPEAEAVIVYIDINGTAASARVDTNDLSGFCFTDYFNLLKVEGKWLIVNKIFHTNYAE; this is translated from the coding sequence ATGGAAAAACCAATATATGTAAAGGAATACAAAGAAATTGAAAATGTTTTAGTAAATTATTATGGTAAAGGTGGTAAAGAAGCAAAAAGTGAAATAATGAAACCAGGTTTTCATGAAAAAGCTGAAATGTTTAGTGTTGATGAAAAAGGGAAGTTAGTTGGAGGACCAGTGAGAGAAAGCTTATTTCCTGTTATAGATAATCATTTTAGACCAAGCCCAGAAGCAGAAGCTGTTATTGTGTATATAGATATTAATGGTACAGCAGCAAGTGCAAGAGTTGATACAAATGATTTGTCAGGTTTTTGCTTCACAGACTACTTTAACTTATTAAAAGTAGAAGGAAAGTGGTTGATTGTAAACAAAATATTTCATACAAATTATGCAGAATAG
- a CDS encoding LysR family transcriptional regulator — MFKHKDYIYMVYKMKSFSKAAETLYVSQPALSAIIKKVEKEIGIQIFNRNTNPITLTKEGEFYIKSIEEIMEIEKNTIKYFENLKTENNLNIASSSFFCVYILPFFIEKFSKTYPSTSIKLMENTSEVLFKNLETEKIDLGIDIADNCPSNLLSIDWYDEEILLAVPSNFKINKKIKDFQIDFSLIKSGKFLDKIYPTIDLKLFSDENFILLGKGHDLNEKSIKMCESSGFSPKVVMYADQLLTSYYMSKLGKGISFVRDGIPKYEEKTDKLIFYKIDSPLAKRKVKLFYKKENSSSTLKNFINFLLSEKC; from the coding sequence ATGTTTAAACATAAAGATTATATTTATATGGTTTATAAAATGAAAAGTTTTTCTAAGGCTGCTGAAACCCTTTATGTATCGCAGCCAGCTTTAAGTGCAATAATAAAAAAAGTTGAAAAAGAAATAGGTATTCAAATTTTTAATAGAAATACAAATCCCATTACATTGACAAAAGAGGGAGAATTCTATATAAAATCTATTGAAGAAATTATGGAAATTGAAAAAAATACTATTAAGTATTTTGAAAATTTAAAAACTGAAAACAACCTAAATATTGCTAGTTCTTCTTTTTTCTGTGTCTATATTTTACCTTTTTTTATAGAAAAATTTTCAAAAACTTATCCTTCTACCTCTATAAAACTAATGGAAAACACTAGTGAAGTTCTTTTTAAAAACTTAGAAACCGAGAAAATAGATTTGGGAATAGATATCGCTGATAATTGTCCTAGCAATTTATTATCTATTGACTGGTATGATGAAGAAATACTTTTAGCAGTTCCTAGTAATTTTAAAATCAATAAAAAAATTAAAGATTTTCAAATTGATTTTTCTTTAATTAAATCTGGAAAATTTTTAGATAAAATTTATCCAACTATTGATTTAAAATTATTTTCTGATGAAAATTTTATTTTACTTGGTAAAGGACATGACTTAAATGAAAAATCTATAAAAATGTGTGAAAGCTCAGGTTTCTCACCCAAGGTTGTAATGTATGCTGACCAGTTACTAACTTCTTATTATATGTCAAAACTTGGTAAAGGGATCTCTTTTGTTAGAGATGGTATTCCAAAATATGAAGAAAAAACAGATAAATTGATATTTTATAAAATAGATAGCCCTCTTGCAAAAAGAAAAGTAAAACTTTTTTATAAAAAAGAAAATTCATCTAGTACTCTAAAAAATTTTATAAACTTTTTATTAAGTGAAAAATGCTGA